The following nucleotide sequence is from Amia ocellicauda isolate fAmiCal2 chromosome 2, fAmiCal2.hap1, whole genome shotgun sequence.
GTCCTGGAGGACATTTTAGATGTAGAGATTTCTGTGTCACAGTCAGACGATTTCCTCCAGTTCTTCAGTGGTAATAAACTGCTGCCTGAATCTGTTCCTCTGGCACACAGATACGGTGGTCACCAGGTAAAtgtcaaaacagaaaataacttaCTACATACTAAATAATGTAACTTATGCTGAAATACTGTCTTGATGTGTTGGTTACCTTCATATTATGTCatattaaaagtttttaattgtataatgcTCTATCATTCTTACTTATAATCTTCCCTTTCTAAGTTTGGATACTGGTCAGGCCAACTTGGAGACGGGAGAGCTCATTTGCTTGGAcaatatacaaacaggaaagtACAGTTCTAGTAACCAAGTTTAACTTCAGATTTGTATAATATTTCATTCATATTCTGTTACATCAACAGCATAGGGTAGCACAGTAGCTGAGTATTGCTTTGATAATTTACATGCTTCACTTTCTCTCTTTCACTTTCTCTTTTTTGATAGGATAGGAGGATTTTGTTAAGCCTGGTCAAATATTTTCACTAGCAGAGTTATAAGAGGTTTTGTATTATAGCATCTGTAATATCTATAGACTCAGTACCAAATATCAAAATAATGATCAACCATAAACGTCAGAAAAAGGATCAGTACATTAGAAATACTTTAGCACTCCCCTGTTTCTGTCCCATTATGACAAGTATAAGTATATGGTCTTGTATTACAGACTAGGAGAGAGGTGGGAGCTTCAGCTGAAAGGCTCTGGAAAGACACCATATTCACGGTAAAATCCTGCAGATGTTCTTGTGTACTGAATCTGAACTGTGTTGTTGTTCTTCCATACTTGTGGGTTTGCTTTTGTGGCAGTGCATTGAGTGTTGTGACAAGACCTGAGTGTGTTGCAGAGACGGGGATGGGCGAGCTGTCGTGCGCTCCTCAGTGAGGGAGTTTCTGTGCAGCGAGGCCATGCATTTCCTAGGCATCCCTACGAGCAGAGCAGCCAGGTATTCAttcatccattcattcattcatttgcttgtttgtttgtctgtttgtttatgttttttcttttctgcctTTCCTTGTTGTGAAGCCTCATTATCAGTGAGGAGCCGGTGTGGAGAGACCAGTTCTACAACGGCAGCGTGAAAATGGAACGAGGTAAGGAAGACGGCAAAGTTTATTTTAGTGAACAGTGCATAACACAGAAGGTGGATTTTTATTAAgaatcacattaaaaaaattggcatgtttaaaagaaaagtaagaaaaatgcaagaaaaataaatgcttgaGGCCTGTATTATTCAGTGCGTGTCAGTTAACCAGCTGataaatattctaaactacAAAGCTAAAGTGACATTCCTTTGGTTGGGTGTGGAAGGAGGGCATCTCTGATAGAGTAATGAAGACAATTGCACATATTATGTCTTTAGCGGCAGTGGTTCTTCGCCTGGCTGAATCATGGTTTCGTATAGGATCTCTGGAAATCTTAGCTAGGGCTGGTGAGCTTGACTTGTTAAGGTGAGTTTTCCTTTTTGTAATCATAAAATGGCTGATGatgttagaaattattttctaaattatttaccttatttttgcattattattcattttttatgttatttattctttgtatatacagctctggaaaaaatttagaccacttaacattgatttctgaacttggagtggtctcaattttttttccagagccatatatatatatatatatatatatatatatatatatatatatatatatatacagtgcatctggaaagtattcacatttttccacattttgttatgttacagccttatttcgaaatggattaaattaattattttcctcagaattctacaaacaataccccataatgacaacgtgaaagaagtttgtttgaaatctttgcaaatttattaaaaataaaaaacaaaaaaagcacataagtattcatagcctttgccatgacactcaaaattgagctcaggtgcatcctgtttccactgatcatccttgagatgtttctacaacttgattggagtccacctgtggtaaattcagttgattggacatgatttggaaaggcacacacctgtctatatagggtcccacagttaacagtgcatgtcagagcaaaacaaaagccatgaagtccaaggaattgtctgtagacttccgagacaggattgtatcgaggcacagatatggggaagggtacagaaaaatttctgcagcattgaaggtcccaatgagcacattggcctccatcatccgtaaaatggaagaagtttggatggaaccaccaggactcttcctagagctggccactGGCCGCTGGGCCGCTGGGCCGCTgggcgatcgggggagaagggccttagtcagggaggtgaccaagaacccgatggtcactctgacagagctccagcgtgtctctgtggagagaggagaaccgtccagaagaacaaccatctctgcagcactccaccaatcaggcctgtatggtagagtggccagacggaagccactcctcaaaaaaaggcacatgacagcccgcctggagtttgccaaaaggcacctgaaggactctcagaccatgagaaacaaaattctctggtctgatgaaacaaagattgaacttatgtttggaggaaaccaggcaccgctcatcacctggcgaataccatccctacagtgaagcacgGTGGTGGCAgaatcatgctgtggggatgtttttcagcggcaggaactgggagactagtcaggatcgagggaaagatgaatgcagcaatgtacagagacctccttgatgaaaacctgctccagagcgctctggacctcagactggggcgaaggttcatccaacaggacaacgaccctaagcacacaagataacaaaggagtagctacaggacaactctgtgaatgtccttgagtggcccagccagagctcagacttgaacccgattgaacatctctggagagatctgaaaatggctgtgcaccgacgctccccatccaacctgatggagcttgagaggtcctgcaaagaagaatgggagacaCTGCCaaaaaaataggtgtgccaagcttgtagcatcatactcaaaaagacttgaggctgtaattggtgccaaaggtgcttcaacaaagtattgagcaaaggctgtgaatacttatgtacatgtgctttttttgttctttatttttaataaatttgcaaagattgtcattatggggtattgtttgtagaattttgaggaaaatgattaatttaatccattttggaataaggctgtaacataacaaaatgtggaaaaagtgaagcgctgtgaatactttccggatgcactgtatatatatatatatatatatatatatatatatatatatatatatatatatatatatatatacatacactcacctaaaggattattaggaacacctgttcaatttctcattaatgcaattatctaatcaaccaatcacatggcagttgcttcaatgcatttaggggtgtggtcctggtcaagacaatctcctgaactccaaactgaatgtctgaatgggaaagaaaggtgatttaagcaattttgagcgtggcatggttgttggtgccagacgggccggtctgagtatttcacaatctgctcagttactgggattttcacgcacaaccatttctagggtttgcaaagaatggtgtgaaaagggaaaaacatccagtatgcggcagtcctgtgggcgaaaatgccttgttgatgctagaggtcagaggagaatgggccgactgattcaagctgatagaagagcaactttgactgaaataaccactcgttacaaccgaggtatgcagcaaagcatttgtgaagccacaacacgtacaacagcagaagaccccaccgggtaccactcatctccactacaaataggaaaaagaggctacaatttgcacaagctcaccaaaattggacagttgaagactggaaaaatgttgcctcgTCTGAttagtctcgatttctgttgagacattcagatggtagagtcagaatttggcataaacagaatgagaacatggatccatcatgccttgttaccactatgcaggctggtggtggtggtgtaatggtgtgggggatgttttcttggcacactttaggccccttagtgccaattgggcatcgtttaaatgccacggcctacctgagcattgtttctgaccatgtccatccctttatgaccaccatgtacccatcctctgatggctacttccagcaggataatgcaccatgtcacaaaggtcgaatcatttcaaattggtttcttgaacatgacaatgagttcactgtactaaactggcccccacagtcaccagatctcaacccaatagagcatctttgggatgtggtggaacgggagcttcgtgccctggatgtgcatcccacaaatctccatcaactgcaagatgctatcctatcaatatgggccaacatttctaaagaatgctttcagcaccttgttgaatcaatgccacgtagaatgaaggcagttctgaaggcaaaagggggtcaaacacagtattagtatggtgttcctaataatcctttgggtgagtgtatataatatatatatatatatatatatatatatatatatatatatatatatatatatatatacagtgagggaaaaaagtatttgatcccctgctgattttgtacgtttgcccactgacaaagaaattatcagtctataattttaatggtaggtgtattttaacagtgagagacagaataacaacaaaaaaatccagaaaaacacatttcaaaaaagttcgacttagtacttgatggcaaaacccttgttggcaatcacagaggtcagacatttcttgtagttggccaccaggtttgcacacatctcaggagggattttgtcccactcctctttgtagatcctctccaagtcattaaggtttcgaggcttacgtttggcaactcgaaccttccttggaccacttttgataggtactgaccactgcagaccaggaacaccacacaagagctgcagttttggagatcctctgacccagtcatcacAAGTTTGCCCTTGTCAAAgccactcagatccttacgcttgcccatttttcctgcttctaacacatcaactttgaggacaaaatgttcacttgctgcctaatatatcccacccactgacaggtgccatgataatgagattatcagtgttattcacttcacctgtcagtggtcataatgttatggctgatcagtatatgtgtatgtatgtatatgtgtgtgtattagtgctGCACTATTCTACACAAATTACACTGCATTATTTTGCTGAACAGAATAACTAGCAATTctgattgtattttatatcaTGGTATAGAGCAAAATTGATAGAAATAATTCAGAGTATAACAGCATTATTTGTAATGAAAGAACAGCTGCATGAGATTTGTCAAATAATTAGATAATTAGACGGCAATAAAGAAAACCCATTTATCGtggcgagagagacagataagACCTGAAAACATGAACAGTTGAAAAATTCCCCTTCTCTCTTGCTCATTTCTTCCCACAGTGCAGATTAATCTATGCAATGGCAAACTGTTCTTCAGTTTGAATTGTCTATCTCTTCAGTCAGTGTTGTCCTATAGCCCTCCCAGAAAACAGATATTTGTCAGATATTTGATTTAGAGAGAGATACATGATTTACATATGTGTGTTAAAACATGATGTGTCAAACTCACATCACTCCTTtcatttgatttctgtttgcttCTAGGACATTATTAAACTTTATTATCCAAGAACATTTTCCATCAATAAAATCAAGTGACCCCAATAAATACCTGGTAAGTCTTgataaaatggaaaaaactCAATCTGAACAGGGAGAGTTCCTGCCTCTGTGACTTGCAGCAGAAGTGATCTGAATATTAAACTCACAACACGCCTTTCTTCCACAGAACATTTCCATCTCACTGTGGTATTTAATTAAGGGCTCAGCTGTGTTTTTGATCTCAGGTCACGAAAGCTTAACCTTTACTTGCAAGCCCTTCTTCCAACGTTTCTTCCCCCTGCAGTTTGCCTGGGGCAGTAATATGaattacaaaaacaatcaaGCACTAATTTTTGGTGTGTAACAATTCTCAAAAACATGTTAATGATCATGCTATTTTGGATCAAATACATATGGGtcttgcaaattaaaaaatgtacttgACTTTTTATGTCTTGTTGCCATTGGTGATAATATGAAatgaattgtttattaaaaagataCTGATTTTCTGAAATAAAGGGCAACTTTGCTATTATTAATGGCATAGCTATTGAGTAACTATCATAATGTAAGTGAATAATGACTTCTTGGTAGTTACAATCTGTACAAATCCTGTCTGAATTACCTGTCCTCAGCATACGTATTCAGATACATTCTGCATTTTCGTGGTCTCTATAAAAGAAAGATGTTAATGTTATGACATCACTATGCTGTAATGGGTCCTTGTATTTTAAAAGGAGATACTTTATCATGGTTCTACACTGCTGCTGCTAGAATAACATGGTTACCTGTTTTCTCAGAAATGTTTGAACTCAaaactgttttcttttgttatttatgtttattcaaTCAGGTTTTCTTTTCCAATGTTGTGAATGCTACAGCTAATCTTATATCTCTGTGGATGTCAGTAGGCTTTTCACATGGTAAGACCACCATTAAAGACATTTTTTAACTAATCTACTGCTCTGATCATTGTTACAGTCTTTACTTATTCCTCAACTATCTCTGATCACTAACAAATACAATGGATACCTTATACTCAATTCAAGTGATGACAgattcataatattaataatacctGATACTCAAATTTGTATACCCCTATattaagggcatctgctaggAAATAGATAAGAATAAAACTAATAACAACTAAAGACTTATTGCAAAACTAAGTGACTCATGGATAAAAAGGCAAAACCAAGGAAAATCTGACAGCTGACTCCTCAGCTGGACATTATACTCGTAATCATTGTATTCCATCAAAATGACTGGAGTCataaactatataaaaaaaggCAATACAATATAGTTTATACTGTATTTCCCAAGAATTAAGAATACCAGTAAATGTGATACATTCAGATACATTCAAACTGCTTTTGAGTAAATGTATACCTAGAAATATTTATGATGGATTCGATAAGGCCTTTCTCAAATATTTATCTGTaatgtataaattatatataatttaattaatacattattataattctCCAGCGATTCAATATGTTTTAACTGGGTATATGTAGTTGGCCTGCAATAGCCCATGTTCCCCACACCACAATTACAATGTTTGATGTTGTTCAATCAGTTAGGACTAGTAAACTTTTTCTCCTTGTTGTCCTTCAGGAGTGTGCAATACAGACAACTTCAGCCTACTTTCAATTACAATTGATTATGGCCCTTTTGGTTTCATGGAGTCCTATGATCCCGGTAAGCACAATTGGTTTTGATTTCTATAGAAATGAACATCTGACATGctgactctttttttttttagttctgtAGTAACTCTGAATAGTTTATATTACCTCATAAGGTGAATACTGATACAAGTCCGTGCTTCTCCAACTTAATATACAGTACAACAACATTTCTACTTACATTTTCAACATCATTTGGGTGGGGAAtaatatcattttaaataataataataatatgttcccttgatccatctgtctatctgtctgtttaaatacattatgcAACTGAGCCtttgtttttctcctctttTGCGATGGCATTGATTTTTGAGCCCAAACTTCATGAATGTTTTTGATGTCATGTAATTCCTGCGTCTTATCAGATATtggctaaattaattaatacaaacatgATAATTCTAACCATATAGCCAAAATTGCAGGTGGAATTTTTGAACAGAGTGCAGACAAACTTGTTTTAAACTTTAATTGCAGTAATTAAGCACTCAATTGACACTTATTTAAAAGCGGAGTTGGTATTTTTACCTTTCCTTACTATAGAGGTCTAAAACTAAAAAGATTTCCACACTGAAACATGACTCTACCTGGGGGATCTACCTTGCTTCATGGCTCTCAGCTGGACACCAGCTGGATAAACTTGGCACATTGGCATTGTGGCATCATGAAGGTTGTTTGGAACCTggtattattatataatcttTAAATATGATCACAGCAGCAAAGAcagagtttttgtttgttttattctgtatgTACTCCTTTAAGTTTCACTCAGGTAACATGACGACATGACAGGCATCAAAAGCACAAAGTTTAACATCTGTTTTTGAAAAGAGCATTGATGTACCAGGGCTGGTcttttcctttaaaataataccaGTAAACTAGGTGTTGTAACAGAGGAGCCAAGCTGCCTTCGGAAGAGTTTGGCCCAAACCAACAATGAAATTGCAGTTGGATTCCATTTGTCGTTTCAAAGTGGGAGTTAATTATTTCAACCCTCAACAGATTTTGTACCGAACACATCTGATGACGAAGGCAGGTATAAAATAGGAAACCAGGCAAACGCCGGTCTGTTCAACCTTGATAAGCTTCGTGAGGCACTGAATCCTGTACTCAGCACTAAGCAACATATTTTgtgagtctttttttttttttttttacacttttttaacattttttaaatacttctATTCTTACAGTATAGACCTCAGTATTGATGCATTCatgtttctttcttgttttgcaTAGAGCCAAGGAAATCCTAAAGGAATATCCTCATATTTACGAAAGAAggtgtgttttgtgtattttgtgtgtatttgtacatTTCTCTACATTTGATGAAGGTTGTTATACTTCTTCATGATATTCATTCATCTTCTACTTGATGTCGAGGTTAGACTTTGACATTTACCACTCATAGTTGTCTTATTGCAagggtatttttttaaatatatgttttttctgGGTGTTATTTAAACAGTATTGTGTTCTGTTTCAGGATTCATGAGCTACTTAAAGCAAAATTAGGTTTACTTGAAGATCAAGAGCACGATGGATACTTGATTGCATACTTACTGAAGGTGAGGGTTTTGGCATTTTTTGATTTTACATAGCTTAGTAAACATTGGTTTATTTAGAATTTGAGATACTTGTAATTTTTGTTGTATTCCATGCATGTTACCCACATTGGTcttgaaaacttgaaaaataatgttttttgttttattattgcagCTAATGGAAGACACAAGAGCAGATTTCACCATGACATTTCGTTCGTTAAGTGAGATTTCTACCCAGCAGTTACAGGGCCTCAACATTTCAAAGGTGTGTCTACTTACAGGAACATTCTTTTTCATTAAATTTGCATTTTGCTCAGAGTTAAGATTAATCAATTTGTTGTAAAGCCTGTGTTTCCACGATATTCCACATCTTGTCCTCTAGATAAAGTACCTACTAGAGCTAGCGGTTCACTTTCAAACAGACTTCCAGTGATAAACTCCTACGTATTTGTGACCTCAGCATTACAATTCTAGATATAAAGATATCTGTTTTAGTTATGTTAAGTTAAGTAACAGTATGTGGTGttttgtgcatttttatttttgtactattGAATCCTAAATCGTCTTGGAAAGTTAATTCTGTTGAGAAACAGCTCTGTAACTTAAAGGAAATGTGAATACACACCTTCATCTTCAACAAGAGCTCTACAAGTTCATTCTCATTctttaaaagttaattaaatgtgCACTTAAGAGGCTTATTTTTTCTACTTCCTACTTTACATTCTTGTTTAGGAATTCTGGGCTCTTCAAGATCTCGTCAGCCATGAGGGCTTTTCTGAGTGGCTCACACTGTACCTCCTGAGACTGAAAGGGTAAGACACATGGAAGGAATACTTTCAGCAGACATGTTACACACAGGCAGTTTCTGCATGTCAGTAAGGGCAGCAGCAGAGCCTGTGCCTGTGAGGTTACACTGGGAAGTAACAGTATGCGGTGttttgtgcatttttatttttttatccacaCAATCACATCAAGATGTAAGCGTCAGTCGTGTCTGGTAGTTTCCACTGTTTCCACTGTAGTGTATTGAATGCATTATTGGATCTTTGGCCAACACTCTGATTATTAGATTGTTTTGAATGCTTGTAAATTCATGTATCTTCTCATTGTGAATTTTACTAATCTTggtataatttaatttctttgcATCATTTACCCCCAGGAATGGACATGATCTGGATGAAGAACGACAGCGGAGAATGAGACGTGAGTTCTTTGCCTTGGCCTTACTCATCTCCCACAGCATCTTATGTATAGATTTGTTTAAGATTTACACATTATTTTCTTGAACAGATATAAATCCTATgaaaagcttaaattcatagaTTTGTCTGTAAAGTGTATCTGATTTTTAAAGCATAAAAGTACAAACTTGCTGCATGTTTGTGGacattgtatgtatgtgtttttaaatgcaggGGTAAATCCAAGATACATTTTGAGGAACTGGATGGCAGAGTCTGCGATCAGAAAAGCTGAAAAGCACGAGTTCTCTGAGGTAACCTGTACTTTCATCAGCATGCTGTGTGGCATCTTTAAAAATCATCTTCAAATGCTGTGCCTGGGCTATTAAAGAATAAGTACTACACTGAGTACTTCTACACTGCCGCAGCTAGAGGGAGCTATAGCCAGAGTTTCAGGGACCCGTCTTAGTGCTTTTTGTAAGTACTAGATACAGTGTGCTTGATATGGAAACCTTTTTAATTGGGTTCAACTGTTTAATGGACAAAGACATCTCCAGCTCAGCAAGAACATCTCCACTGGAAAGAAAAGCTGGTACTGAGCACCACTGCTCTGTTTTACCTTCTTTGGTGCTTCCTTTCTGCTATATCACTTGAAGGCCACCAGGTGGTGACATactgtgttttaaataaaggtAGAATTTCAACATCAATACTCAAAAAAGGCAATATCATAATTGAATGTCCTTGACAGACCTCGTACATAATATCAACAAGGACAACAATGTCCCCGTTTGCTTTGTGCTgttctaaaatgtaaataagaTCTGTCTTCTGCTGCAAGGCCATGCTGATGGAAGGCGCTAAACCTCTGAGAGAATATTGTCTCTCTCGATGGTGGCCACCCACAGGTGCGGCTGTTACAGGAGACACTGCGCAGGCCCTTTGAGCAGCAGGTCGCAGCAGAAGAGGCCGGCTACGCCTCTCGCCCCCCCGGCTGGGCTGAAGACCTGCGTGTGAGCTGTTCATCTTAACGGCTGCCTGGAGGACACAGCAGGCTGAGATGCACATATACGGTCTGTAAGCTGTCGGAGTTAGAGCCAGGCTCACACCAGTTGTTCTACACCCTGGGTCTCTTAGGCACAGACATAGCAAATCATGACTTTGTAACTGTTTGACAAAAGACGGTGTCATTCATTGGTCGAAAAAGTTTATAAGATGGATTTGGTTTCTTGCACTATAGTGTTAATGTGCTATCTTGCTTCAAAGGATTTTTAAGGAACTTAAGAGGAATTTGCAGTTTCTCTTGAGTTAACTGTTTATACCTCTCTGTGCCTCAGGTTGTCTGTTGAGAGACAGTCTTCCTCAGGGATAAACTAGTTTTACGGGTATATGTTTGTacacaacatttttaaaaataccatGTGtcatatgtttattatgtttaatgtttccatacttttgtg
It contains:
- the LOC136764180 gene encoding protein adenylyltransferase SelO; its protein translation is MECKRQLVLYVICILVLTNIATFSMTDHLGFCGKDKSCLADPNRQVFVNPINKMNTSCSKNQLQTHALNLKVSCRKLIDSLALDHVSDNLVRKVKNCVFSVSQPTPLKGTLTLAAVSKDVLEDILDVEISVSQSDDFLQFFSGNKLLPESVPLAHRYGGHQFGYWSGQLGDGRAHLLGQYTNRLGERWELQLKGSGKTPYSRDGDGRAVVRSSVREFLCSEAMHFLGIPTSRAASLIISEEPVWRDQFYNGSVKMERAAVVLRLAESWFRIGSLEILARAGELDLLRTLLNFIIQEHFPSIKSSDPNKYLVFFSNVVNATANLISLWMSVGFSHGVCNTDNFSLLSITIDYGPFGFMESYDPDFVPNTSDDEGRYKIGNQANAGLFNLDKLREALNPVLSTKQHILAKEILKEYPHIYERRIHELLKAKLGLLEDQEHDGYLIAYLLKLMEDTRADFTMTFRSLSEISTQQLQGLNISKEFWALQDLVSHEGFSEWLTLYLLRLKGNGHDLDEERQRRMRRVNPRYILRNWMAESAIRKAEKHEFSEVRLLQETLRRPFEQQVAAEEAGYASRPPGWAEDLRVSCSS